The genomic window CTTCTTCTCAGGCCCACATTTTTGTGGGGGTGCAGATGGAAAATCCGCGTGACAGACGCCAGATTCTGGAGGACCTCTCGGGTCTGGGGTATGCTGTGACGGACCTCAGTCAGGATGAACTGGCAGTGGTGCACGTGCGTCACATGGTGGGAGGCCGTGCCCCTGAGGCCGAAAACGAGCGCATCTACAGCTTTGTTTTCCCCGAGCGTCCCGGTGCCCTGTCGGATTTCCTGAACGCCATGCAGGCCACTTGGAACATCAGCCTGTTCCATTACCGCAACCATGGCAGTTCGCATGGACGGGTGCTCTGCGGCATTCAGGTCCCTGAGGAAGACATGCATGCCTTCCAGACTTTTCTGGACCGTCTGGGTTATGAGTACCAGTGTCAGGAAGAAAATCCTGCGTACAAGTTGTTCCTGCGCTGAAACAGCCGCATCAAAGGACCAGAGGAAGGATGCAGATGTCCTTCCTCTGGTGATTGATCTGCGCAAAAGCGCCCGGATATGCTGTCTGCATGCCCCGTTCCCCTCTTCTGGACCTCCCCACGGAGATCCACACCGAGCGCCTCCTGCTGCGCATTCCCAACCTGCAGGACGCAGAGCCGTTTCAGGCCCTGATGGAAGATTCTCACGAGCACCTCAAGCAGTGGATGTCGTGGGCCAAAACCCTCCCCGAGCTGTCTGCCACCCGCGAGCGATTGCAGCAGAGCATTCAGCATTTTCTGGACCAGAAAGAGCAACTGCGTTTCATGCTGGTGAGGCGCAACGATGGTGCCCTGATGGGAACGGCCAGTTTTCAGTTTCTGGACTGGGCCACCCCCAAAGCCGAAATCGGTTACTGGCTGGGCAAGGATTTTGTGGGTCAGGGATACATGCAAGAGGCCGTGCAGGCGATGCTGTACTACGGGTTTCACCACATGCAGCTTCACCGCATCGAAATCTGCACTGATGAAGCCAACCGGGTGTCCAGAAGGATTCCCGAGAAGCTGGGATTCAGGCTGGAGGCCATTTTGCAAGAAGAACGCCGCCATCACCTGCACCCCGAGCAGTACATCAATTTCTGCATTTATGGCTTGCTCAGGCGCGAATACTGGGCCATGCAGTAGGGTCAGAGAAGCAAATGACCTTCCAGAGGCCAAAGCTTCATGGTGGTTTTTCGCTGATGGCTGAGTGCTGACCGCTGATGGCTTGTCAGATGCCGAACTGGTCCCACACGCCGGATTTGATGTTGTAGATCCTTGAGGCGGGTACGCTGACGGTGGTGCGCTCTGGATAAAGCAGGCCGGTCAGTTTGCCACCAAACACGCATCCGGTGTCGATGTTGACGCTGTTGTTCACCCAGCGCACTTTGCGAACCGGGGTGTGCCCATACACCACCAGAGCAGGCCCCTGATAGTCTTTGGCCCAGTCCACGCGGGTCAGTTTGCCGTTGTGCATGACCCGCTCACCGTGAATGGCGATCTGGCGGGCCTCTGGGGTGTTCTGTCCGTGGTGGATGGTGGGCAGTCCAGCGTGGGCCACAATCAGTCGGCCATGATCGAGGGTCAGTTGATGGGGAAGGCCGGTCAGGAAAGACAAGAGGTCTGCCTGAAAGCTTTTGGGCGCAGCTTCAATTTGCAGCATGGATTGCCGGGTGTTGGGAGAGTCCACTTTCCCCTGACCCGAAAGGTGGTTCAGGATCCTGAGGTCGTGGTTGCCCATCACGCACTGGGCGACCCCCTCGCGCACCAGTCGCATGACCAGCTGGTAGGCCTCCACCACCTGAGGGCCACGGTCTGCAATGTCTCCGACGAACACCAGTTGGCGGTTGTCGGGGTGGCGGTAGCGTGCCGAATAGCCGAGTTGCTTCAGAAGCCGCTGCAATTCTGCATGGCATCCGTGAATGTCACCAATGATGTCGTACATGGTCTTGTCCGTGTCTCGATTCAGTAACCTGCGCCCAGAAAGTGCAGGCCGTGGGGTTTGACGTTGGGTCCTGCTTCGGCGCGGTCTTTGCCTTGCAGGAGGGCTTCAAGGTCAGCCGGTGGCATTTTGCCACTGCCAATCAGCAATAAGGTTCCGATGATGGCACGGATCTGGTGCCTGAGAAAGCTTTCTCCCCGAATGTGAATGGAAAGGTGAACGCCAGAGCGGATCAGGTGGCAGTCGTAAATGATGCGACGGGTTTGCCGTTCTTCCTGGGTGGCGAATGCCCGAAAATCGTGCTCTCCGACCAGCAGTGTCGCGGCCTGTTGCATCTGTTCCAAGTTTAGTGCATGGGAGACCCTCAGTGCACGGGTCTCATAGAGGGGAAGCCGGTCTTCGCTCAGCAGGAGGTCGTAACGGTAGGCCCGCCACTGGCAACTGAACCGGGCATGGAAACCTTGTGGGGCCAGTTCGGCTTTCAAAACGCTGACATCTGCTGGAAGGTGGGCATTGAGGGCACGTTTCAGTTTGGAAATCGGCAACCTCAAACCTTTGACGTCGATGTGCACCGGCATGTTTTCGGCGTGAACGCCTGTGTCGGTGCGGCCACAGGCCACAGGAGGGTGCGCCTCTGCGAACTTCTGGATGGCCTCATGCAGGACTGCTTGAACAGTGCGTTCTCCCTGTGCCTGCATTTGCCAGCCCTGAAAATGCGTCCCGAGGTACTGGACTTCGAGATACAGCCTCTGGTGGTCTGGTGGAGGGGCATAATCCGACATTCGATGTCAGCCTACGGGGTTTTGGGCAGGCTTTCAAGTGCGAAAACGTGACTTCAAGGCATGGTGGGTTTGTTTGGCCTCATACATGCGCTCATCTGCAAGGCGGACCAGTTCTTGCAGGTTCTCGGACTCCTCTGGGAAGCAGGAAATCCCGATGCTGGCCCCCAGAGGGTGCTCTTTCAAGCTGAGTTCCTCGATGGCATGTCGGAAACGCTCAGCAGCCTGTTTGGCCTCTGGCAGGGTGGTGGCAGGCAGGTAAGCGAGGAACTCATCTCCACCCAGACGGAAAATCAGATCCGTTGAACGCTGCACCCCTTTCAGGGAACGGGCCACCTGTTTCAGGATGTCATCGCCGAACTTGTGCCCAAAGTGGTCGTTGATGCCCTTGAAGCCGTTCAGGTCCATCAGCAGGAAACTGGCGTCCTGTCCGTTGCGCCGCAGGCTGGCCAGTCCCAGAGGAATCAGGTTTTCCATGGCCCGTCGGTTGGGCAGTCCGGTCAGAGGATCGGTGGCAGCAGCATCAGAAAGCTCCTGCCTCAGGTTGGCTTCCTGCACGATCACGGCCAGTTGGCTTCCCAGCAGTCCGGCCACCTCCAGAGCGTCCTGATCGAAGGCATGGCGGTCCAGCATGTTGTTGAGAGACAGAAAAGCCAGCAATTCTCCGTTGTGTACGATGGGGACGCACAAATCGGCTTGCAGTCTGGAAAGGGGCACAAGGTCCTGAAGCACGGTGCTCTGGATGCGCCGGATGTCCTGATCCTGCTGGGTCAACCTGCGGATGCGTGGAATCCCCTTCAGACACTCTTCTTTGGACCCGCCGTACCAGATCAGGACGTCTTCCTCTGGAATCCGCACGTGGGCCAGAGGTCCGAGGTCCAGCCCTTGACTGGCCACCATCCGGTAATGCTGGTCTTCACGGATCAGCAGGGCACCGTATTGTGCGCCGGGCAGCAGGTCTGCGGCTGCAGTCATCAGGAGGGAGTTCAATTCATCAAGGCTCAGGGAGCGCAGGGCGCTCAGGATGGCTTCGCTTTTGCTGAGCCGTTCCAGCAGGGTTTGTTTCTGGATCAGCATGCCCAGTTGCCTGCCAAGGTTGCTGAGGAACTCCTGTTCCTCGCTGTCCCAGCGCTCGTATTCTTTGCGTCCCACCACCAGAAAGGCTCTGGATCGGCTCAGGGAGGGCAGGGGGATGATGGCCACAGCCGCTTTCTCAAAGTCGGTCAGGCCGTGGTTGCGCGCGGTCACTTCATCGTGGGTGAACAGAGCCCTTTGCTCCAGATAAGCTTTCCAGAGCAGGTTGTGACCAAAAGCAATCGGGGTGGCCTCAGAGAAGGTGTGCGCGTAAGGCAGAAATTCTTTCTTGTCGTAGAGGTACACGCCGCAACTGGTGTAATTGCGGTGGGACAGCAGGGCATAACACACCTGTTCGGCCCCTTCTTTGAGGTTGTGGGCGTCTTGCAGCTCCAGAGTGATGTAGTTCAGGAAAGCATTTTCCTGATTTCGGGCAATCTGGGACAGCCGGGCTTCCAGCACCTTCAAGAGGTCATCCAGTTGGATGTGGGAAGGCACCCCGCGCACTTCAAGCTGGGTGACCCTCTGGTTGAGGGCGTAAATGGAATAGGTGTTGGGCAGGGTCTGGGTGATGTTGTGGTGCAGCTCCACGGTTTTGACCCCATGCTTCAAAAGGAATTCTCTGGTGTAGTTCAGGACCCCATCGATGGTCGGGCTGTCTTCCAGTTCGGTCCAGAGGCCCAGCAGCAGGGACTGGGTGGCGAGGCTTTTGGGTGTGCGGGGCTTGCGGTAATACAGGCCGATCAGGTTGGTGAGGATCAGGCTTCCGGCCACCAGCATGGTTTTGCTTTCGATGGGGGTGTTCCAGCCCAGAACCATCAGAATGGCAATCACCAGAGCGCTCAGATGGGACGCTGGAATGGGATACAGCACCAACGACACTGCAGCCAGAGCCGCCAGAATGACCCCCACAAGGGGCAGGGGAGAAAGCTGGACCAGCAGAATCACCCCTGCTGCAGTCAGCAAAGGCACCGCCAGCCGACCCCAGGAACGCACAGGGAGCACCATCACCGTCACCTGAGGGTCTCCATCCACAGGTGCAGGGCGTGCTGTCCGAGGGGTCTGGAAATGTAGTAGCCC from Deinococcus misasensis DSM 22328 includes these protein-coding regions:
- a CDS encoding GNAT family N-acetyltransferase; protein product: MPRSPLLDLPTEIHTERLLLRIPNLQDAEPFQALMEDSHEHLKQWMSWAKTLPELSATRERLQQSIQHFLDQKEQLRFMLVRRNDGALMGTASFQFLDWATPKAEIGYWLGKDFVGQGYMQEAVQAMLYYGFHHMQLHRIEICTDEANRVSRRIPEKLGFRLEAILQEERRHHLHPEQYINFCIYGLLRREYWAMQ
- a CDS encoding metallophosphoesterase; protein product: MYDIIGDIHGCHAELQRLLKQLGYSARYRHPDNRQLVFVGDIADRGPQVVEAYQLVMRLVREGVAQCVMGNHDLRILNHLSGQGKVDSPNTRQSMLQIEAAPKSFQADLLSFLTGLPHQLTLDHGRLIVAHAGLPTIHHGQNTPEARQIAIHGERVMHNGKLTRVDWAKDYQGPALVVYGHTPVRKVRWVNNSVNIDTGCVFGGKLTGLLYPERTTVSVPASRIYNIKSGVWDQFGI
- the truA gene encoding tRNA pseudouridine(38-40) synthase TruA, which encodes MSDYAPPPDHQRLYLEVQYLGTHFQGWQMQAQGERTVQAVLHEAIQKFAEAHPPVACGRTDTGVHAENMPVHIDVKGLRLPISKLKRALNAHLPADVSVLKAELAPQGFHARFSCQWRAYRYDLLLSEDRLPLYETRALRVSHALNLEQMQQAATLLVGEHDFRAFATQEERQTRRIIYDCHLIRSGVHLSIHIRGESFLRHQIRAIIGTLLLIGSGKMPPADLEALLQGKDRAEAGPNVKPHGLHFLGAGY
- a CDS encoding GGDEF domain-containing protein, yielding MVLPVRSWGRLAVPLLTAAGVILLVQLSPLPLVGVILAALAAVSLVLYPIPASHLSALVIAILMVLGWNTPIESKTMLVAGSLILTNLIGLYYRKPRTPKSLATQSLLLGLWTELEDSPTIDGVLNYTREFLLKHGVKTVELHHNITQTLPNTYSIYALNQRVTQLEVRGVPSHIQLDDLLKVLEARLSQIARNQENAFLNYITLELQDAHNLKEGAEQVCYALLSHRNYTSCGVYLYDKKEFLPYAHTFSEATPIAFGHNLLWKAYLEQRALFTHDEVTARNHGLTDFEKAAVAIIPLPSLSRSRAFLVVGRKEYERWDSEEQEFLSNLGRQLGMLIQKQTLLERLSKSEAILSALRSLSLDELNSLLMTAAADLLPGAQYGALLIREDQHYRMVASQGLDLGPLAHVRIPEEDVLIWYGGSKEECLKGIPRIRRLTQQDQDIRRIQSTVLQDLVPLSRLQADLCVPIVHNGELLAFLSLNNMLDRHAFDQDALEVAGLLGSQLAVIVQEANLRQELSDAAATDPLTGLPNRRAMENLIPLGLASLRRNGQDASFLLMDLNGFKGINDHFGHKFGDDILKQVARSLKGVQRSTDLIFRLGGDEFLAYLPATTLPEAKQAAERFRHAIEELSLKEHPLGASIGISCFPEESENLQELVRLADERMYEAKQTHHALKSRFRT